From Tripterygium wilfordii isolate XIE 37 chromosome 16, ASM1340144v1, whole genome shotgun sequence, one genomic window encodes:
- the LOC119980736 gene encoding uncharacterized protein LOC119980736 gives MENFSIIASPMTKLLRKETKYEWNADCEEIFQELKWRLTNAPVWILPNEDKDYDVYSDVSKRGLGCVLMQNGKVVAYASQQLKKHEGHYLTHDLELVADYDFTIEYHPGKANVVADASAGSQS, from the exons ATGGAGAATTTTTCAATTATCGCATCCCCAATGACTAAGTTGTTGagaaaggaaactaaatatgaatgGAATGCTGATTGCGAAGAAATCTTTCAAGAGCTAAAATGGAGATTGACTAATGCACCAGTTTGGATACTTCCAAATGAAGATAAGGATTATGATGTGTATAGTGACGTTTCCAAGAGAGGATTAGGGTGTGTGCTGATGCAAAATGGAAAGGTGGTGGCGTATGCCTCACAACAATTGAAGAAACATGAAGGACATTACCTGACTCATGATCTAGAATTGGTTGCG GATTATGATTTTACTATTGAGTATCACCCTGGGAAGGCCAATGTAGTGGCCGATGCTTCAGCAGGAAGTCAGAGCtaa